The DNA sequence GCTCTCTTGATAATGTGAGGGTTTCCTGGTCAGCAAACAGTTCATAGCCAAACCGTCTGTAAAAAGGGACGGAAAACGGATAAAGCATCGACAGCAGCTGGCCTCTTTCTTTCATATCCTCAAGCGCATGCTTCAGCATGAGGGCAACTATCCCTTTCCGGCGGTGTTCAGGCCACGTTGCTACACCGGAAACACCACCAACTGGAACTGGAAGACCGTACAAATGAGCATGGAGAGGCAGAACAGTAACTTTGGAGAGGATTTCTCCGTCTTCTTCAGCAATCCACGTATCTTCCGGATTCATATCAGTAAGTCTTGAACGTCTTTCTTCATCCGTCATCTGATATTGAAAAGCAAATTCTGACATGCGTATCGACTGGTCAGCTTCTGCAGGTTTTAAACGGCGAATAATCATAACAGTTCCCCCTCCTCTTTGAACATAGCAATAGCGCGCTTTCTTTCCTGCTTATGATCAACGATTGGTTCAGGGTAATCTTTTCCGATCCTGCAGGAAGCTTTATCCTGAATGTCGGCCGGCATCTTATGTGGTTCATGGATGAACTTGTCCGGCACATCTTTCAGCTCCGGAACGTAGCGCCGGATGTAGGACCCATCTGGATCAAACCGTTCCGACTGGCGTACCGGGCTGAAAACACGAAAATAAGGAACTGCATCAGTACCGACAGAACCGGCCCACTGCCAGCCGCCGATGTTTGAGGCTGGATCGTAATCAATAAGCTTTTCTCCGAAATACTTTTCCCCCAGACGCCAGTCCATCTGAAAATCTTTTGTTAAAAAAGAAGCAGTAATCATACGAAGACGGTTATGCATCCATCCTATTTGATTCAGCTGTCTCATACCTGCATCGACAATAGGAAAGCCTGTCATCCCCTGTTTCCAGAGAGAAAAGTGATCTTGGTTGTTGTTCCAGCTCAAGTCACGGTATTTTTCCTGAAATTCTTTCTCAGCGGTTTCAGGGAAATGAGTTAAAATCATTGTGTAAAAATCTCTCCACGCCAATTCTTTTATAAAGGTTTCCGGCCCTTCATTGTTCTTACCTTCCAGTTGTACAGCAGCTGCATTATATACCTGTCGTACAGAAAGAGTCCCTGTGCGAAGGTAGGGGGACAAACGGCTTGTGCCTGCTTTTTCAGGCAGATCCCTGGTATGATGGTAGCGGGAAAGGACATTTTTTATAAAAAATTCAAGCCGGTGAAGAGCCGCTTTTTCACCAATTTTTTTCCAGTTGGAGGAGCAGTTATTAAGGATAGTTGAAAATGTTTTTTCACTTTCAGCATCCACAGCTTTAATCCTTCCGTAAAAGCGGGATATGTCGTCTGGATCACTTTGGACTAAAGAAGTTTTTTCCGCACGGAGCCACTGCCTGGAATAAGGCGTGTACACTTTATAGGGTTCCTCGTTATTCTTTGTAATTTCAAAGGGTTCATGTATATAATTGCCTCGCACGCTTTCAAGGCGGATTCTGTGTTTTTGCAGAGTATGACGGACTTCTTCATCTCGCTGCAGAGCGAATGGTGTAAAGTCGCGTGCATGATAAACAGTGTTAATTACACCGACTCTTTCAGTCAGAAGGTCAAAAGCTTCTTTTGGAGTACCGGAAATAATATGAAGTTTGACGTTTATTTTTTCACATTCCTCTGCAAAATCACGGACAGTCTGAAAAAAGTAATCGTTGCTTAAGTCTGTATTGCCTGTGAAATCGGGATGAAGGTGAAATACGAACAGAATATTCCCATCGGATTCCTGAGCTTCATTTAGTGCGGCATGTACAGCCGGGTTATCATGGAAACGAAAATCGTTTCTGAACCAGACTACATAAGTTTCGTTCATAAGTATATCCCTCCATAATTGGTGGTTGTTTATTCAATCATAACGAATAATTGTACAAATTAGTATCGGAACATTAGAAATACGAATAGATTGGAGTGAGGTATATGAATGAAAAAGAATTATATGACATTATTGGAGTCGGCATTGGTCCTGCTAATCTCGGACTTGCAGCTCTTTCTACAGATATCGATAATCTAAGCACTCTATTTTTTGATGAAACTCCTTCTTTTAGATGGCATCCGGGTATGCTGATTGAGGGAGCTGATCTTCAGGTTCCGTTTCTTGCTGATCTGGTAACTCTTGCCGACCCTACCAACCGCTTCAGTTTTTTAAACTATATACATAAAGCCGGCAGGATGAACCAGTTTTTCTTCTTTAACCGCTTTGACATTCCCAGAAAGGAATACAGCAGTTATGCAAGGTGGGTGTCGGAACAACTTGACTCCTGTGTATTTGGCCGTAAAGTTACAGATGTCATTAATCACCAAAGCGATGAAATTCCCCATTATGAAGTAATAGTGGAAGACAGAGAAACAAAAGTGGAAGCTCGTTATTTTTCTAAAAACCTAGTGATAGGTACGGGAACGAAACCGTTGATACCGGAAAAGCTCACAGGTTTTCCAGCTGAAGACGTGATGCATACAAGCCAATATGCATTTCAGGAAAAAGAACTGGCAGAGGCAGATTCTATTCTGATAGTAGGCTCTGGTCAGAGTGCAGCAGAAGTCTTTCTTGAACAGCTGGAAAACCAAAGAGAGGGAAGACCTGTATTATACTGGTATACACGATCTTCTGGATTCTTTCAATTAGAAGCGGGCAAGCTCGGACAGGAAATTTTTTCTCCGGATTATATCGATTATTTTCATGCCCTTCCTCTTAACAAGAGGTTGGAAGAGCTTCCCGGATTAAATCAGCTGCGCAATGGAATAGAACAGACTACTCTTCATAAAATATATGATCTGCTTTATCATCGAACAGTTGATGGTAAAGAGGCAGGATGTGTCATTCAGGCTAATACAGAAATTCGCTCTATTTATCATGACGATGGGAAGTACCAGGTCGTTTGTTATCAGCATCAGCAGGAAAAAGAATTCAATCTGCAGACTGAAAAAGTTGTGCTTGGCACGGGCTACAAGCCGGATATTCCGGACTGGTATGAGCGGCTCATGCAGGAAGCTGAAAGAGAGGAGGGGTATCTCCGAATCGGCAGAGAGTTTGATATTCAGTTTTCCGATAACCGAAGCAATAAAATTTATTCCCTTACCGATCTTGTTCATTCCCACGGAGCCGGAGCGACCAACCTGGCTTTGGCCGTACACCGGAACGCCGCAATTATAAATCAGGTGACAGGAAGTAAAGTTTATGAAGATCAAAGGGACACAGTGTTTCAGCAGTTTTCCCCCTCTGAAAACGGAGGAAGATAAATATATTGCCGGATGATGATTAACTAAACTGTACTGGAGGAGGAAGAGACTTATGAAGCTGAGTATTCTCGATCAATCCCCTGTAGCTGAAGGTATGACCGCTGCGGAAGCTTTAAGAAACACAGCTGATCTTGCTCGCAAAGCGGAAAAATGGGGATATTACAGGTTCTGGGTATCTGAACATCATGACTCTGCTTCTCTTGCAGGCACCAGTCCTGAAGTTCTCATCGCTCATCTTGGCGCCCATACGAAGTCTATTCGTCTCGGATCCGGAGGTGTTATGCTTCCGCATTACAGCCCTTTTAAAGTAGCGGAAAATTTTCACATTCTTGAAGCACTCTATCCAGGCAGGATTGATGCCGGTATAGGGAGAGCGCCTGGAGGGATGCCTCGTGCCACGCTCGCTTTAAGTGAAGGTAAACCTAGAAGGGCAGAGCGTTTCCCGCGACAGGTTGACGACCTTCTCCGCTATATTCGTTTTGAAACAATTCCGGAATACGCATACGGAGAAGCAGCTGCCGGACCGGTTACAGAAACGTTTCCTCCTGTATGGATACTGGGGTCAGGCGAAGCGAGCGCCCGGCTGGCTGCAGAAAAAGGGCTTCCTTACTCTTTCGCTCATTTTATAAATGGAGAAGGCGGAGAAACATTTGTTAAAGAATACAAAAAGAACTTTCAACCCTCTATTAATTTGACAGCTCCTAAGCATATAGTAACTGTATTTGCTCTATGTGCAGATACAGAAGAAAAAGCAGACTATATTGCTTCCAGTCTCGACCTTTCCCTTTTATCTTTAGGAAAAGGAATGGCGCTTCAGGGAACACCAAGTCCCGAAAGTGCAGCTGCATACAGCTATACTGGTTTTGACAGAGCAAGAATGAAGGAAAACAGGGAGCGGATGATTATTGGTTCCCCGCAAAAAGTGAAAAGAGAGCTTCTGGATTTTGCAGAAGCTTATGAGGCGGAAGAAATAATGATCTGTACGATTGCCTATCATCACGAGGATCGGCTTCGGTCATACGCGTTAATTAAAGACATGATCTAGTGAGTGCCCCTGTCCGACAAGCAGGCTTTAATGGAAGAAGATGAAATAGTCAGCTGAAGCGGAATAAAAAAAGTCACGACGAAATCTGCCGTGACGCAATCAGACTTTAATAAAGAACGCTTCTTCTCTGTAACAGTTTTCTTTTTCATAACAATTAATCGTGACGGATGGAGAATTTCTTTTCGCTCGATTCCGAATCTATAGTAACAGGAATGACTTCTTCTACGCTCGCAGGGTAACGTGCTTTTTCAAGGCTGCGGAGAAAACTGGAAAGTTCATCTTCCTTTCCCTGAGCTTCCATCCTTACACTCCCATCCGGTTCGTTTTTAACCCATCCGGTTAAATTTCTCTGCTTTGCTTCCGTTTGTACGAAATATCGGAAACCTACTCCCTGCACCCGGCCGATAACAGTAATATCGTATCTTGGCATAATTGAGACCCTCCTTTAAAAACTGCTGGTTATAGATTTCCCTTCAATCTTTCTTTTCACACATATTTTTTCTTGAAGTAATTTATTTATAAGGCTGCCTTGAAAATAATGTAGATAAGCGATAAAAGTACGCTTTCGTTTTCATGGGGGCGCAGGGCCGGTTTCCGCTGCGTTTTTACGGGAGTAAAGTAAAATACTTTTGCTTTTCATGTACCGCTCCGAACCGCGGTGAAGGGGAGAAACTTAGATAGGGGTTGACTTTTATCTGTGTAAATATTATAATAATGAAAGTGCGTCAAACCCGAAGATTCGTTTGGGCGATAGAATAGTCTCTGGAATCCATTGTGAAATTGTAAGACCGGCGCGGTCAAGGAACCGTGAGGATGATTGAGAGGAAGGGCTTTCGTTGAGAAGCTTACTTATAAAGATTTTACCGCGGCGCGTAAACCGCCCGAACGAAAAATAAAGATGCAGAACAAAAAAAAGCAGGATCCCACACCGGGATTCCTGCTTTTTTCAATTAGCTGTGTTAAAGTCTGTTGCTGTTAAATATAGGAAACTTTGCTTCAGCTCTTCCGTGGAAGGGCTTTCCGGGTGGGCTTCGCCCTGCGGGATCTTCCAATCTCCTTCTTCCACGGGCATGTTTCCGCTTCGTTTTGATTCTCCAATACAGAAAGCCCGCTGTTTGAATCAAGAAGGTACCAAGGTAGAAACCAGTGCCAGGGCAGAGACGTCTGCGGAAATGTTCAATCGCAATGAAAGCGCCCATTCATCGCTTATCTACTTTATTTTCAAGGCAGCTTTGTAATTTAGGAAGCGTATTTCGTACGAAGGGAAGTCATCGGCTTATAGAAAAATTGTATAAGCGGACCTATTCCGAAAGCGACGAGGAGTGTTCCAATACCGATTGGTCCTCCGATTATGAAAGCAATAATCAGGATCATAACTTCCAGGAAAGTTTTAGAAAAAGAAAGGCTTTTTCCAGTAAGTTTATGAAAAACTATCATGGAGTGATCGATTGGATTTCTGGCAAAAGAAGACTGAAGATAAGAGGCGATACCAGCCCCGCAGAACAGAATACCTGTAATCAGTATGAAGCTCCGAAATGGAAGGGCGTTGAGCTCTATTCCCGATAACGCTATCAGCAGCCAGAAGTCTATAAAACTTCCTATCAGAAACATTGTGATTAAGGCAGAAAAATCAGGACGTTCTTTTAATAAGAGTCCATTAATTAATATAAGCAGAAAGCCGACGATAAAGGTCCAGCTTCCAACTGTAAGGCCGAGGTTTTCAGATAAAGCTACAAAAAAAGCATCCCATGGTCCCGCTCCCAGACCAGCTTTAATAATTAAACTGATACCGAAGGAAAGAGAAAATAATCCAAGTAAATAAAACGCACTGATAATCAATATATTTTTCATTTTTCTGTCTCCGTTCTTTTCATTGCTGCGTTCAATATTATAGCTTACCATTAATTACTGCTATATACTATATAAGTGAAAGAATTTCATGAGTGCTTTTCTCAGATAAATATACAAATACTTTTAGGAAATTATGCCCGGATATCCGCATATATGAATGACGCCGTGAAAGATGGCAGCTCCCGGAGAATAAAGCGCCGTTTCTAATTCTGTGAAGGTCACTTACATCGTTTAGTTTTTACCGTGGTGACTTCTTTTATGAAATTCAACCAAGTTATTTAACGAACGGATCATCAAATGTGAATGTGAATGTTCCTATATGAATATGGTTGATTAATATGAAAGACAAGCTTCCCGAAAAGCTTCCGTCTGACAGCTGAAACATTCACAGTGTTCGGAAATATCTTGCTTTTAACGACTGATGGAATTAATTTTAGAAGTATTGACAGTTAAAAATGGAAAGGTCTACGAACTGGCTTCAGTTTTAAAGGGAATTTGACGATAATAAGGAGGGGACCCGCATTGAAGGAAAGACAGGAAGCTTTTTACATACAGCAGCATCTTGCTAATGAAAGAACGTTCCTGGCATGGGTCAGAACCGCGTTAGCGATGAAAGGAATCGGTCTGCTTGTATTTGGTCTTGAACTGGCTCTTGGGAGTGGAGAGGGCGCGGGCAGGACGGCATCTCTTGGCGTGAGTTTAGTTTCCTATGCAGCAGGGATGACTGTTTTGGCTTCTGCTGTCGTCCTGTATTTCCGCAGCCGCAGGCAGATTAATAATGAGGAGTTTCAGTCTTCAGGGATTACGGTAATACTGACTGGAATTCTCGTGGGAGTTATCTTAACTGCTCTCCTCATTTATACTATCTTCGTTTACTATTAAAGTTCTGTCTAACGGGACAGACTCGTTAAATGAGCAGAAAAGGCTATCCTGCTGAGCGGCAGCGGAGTGACATAAAAATAACAGCGAACGTCAAAAGAGCCTGATGTATAGTAAATCAGCGATTCAAAAAGAAGGGATATATTTCCTGTCCTTCTAT is a window from the Alkalicoccus halolimnae genome containing:
- a CDS encoding cryptochrome/photolyase family protein yields the protein MNETYVVWFRNDFRFHDNPAVHAALNEAQESDGNILFVFHLHPDFTGNTDLSNDYFFQTVRDFAEECEKINVKLHIISGTPKEAFDLLTERVGVINTVYHARDFTPFALQRDEEVRHTLQKHRIRLESVRGNYIHEPFEITKNNEEPYKVYTPYSRQWLRAEKTSLVQSDPDDISRFYGRIKAVDAESEKTFSTILNNCSSNWKKIGEKAALHRLEFFIKNVLSRYHHTRDLPEKAGTSRLSPYLRTGTLSVRQVYNAAAVQLEGKNNEGPETFIKELAWRDFYTMILTHFPETAEKEFQEKYRDLSWNNNQDHFSLWKQGMTGFPIVDAGMRQLNQIGWMHNRLRMITASFLTKDFQMDWRLGEKYFGEKLIDYDPASNIGGWQWAGSVGTDAVPYFRVFSPVRQSERFDPDGSYIRRYVPELKDVPDKFIHEPHKMPADIQDKASCRIGKDYPEPIVDHKQERKRAIAMFKEEGELL
- a CDS encoding lysine N(6)-hydroxylase/L-ornithine N(5)-oxygenase family protein, with the translated sequence MNEKELYDIIGVGIGPANLGLAALSTDIDNLSTLFFDETPSFRWHPGMLIEGADLQVPFLADLVTLADPTNRFSFLNYIHKAGRMNQFFFFNRFDIPRKEYSSYARWVSEQLDSCVFGRKVTDVINHQSDEIPHYEVIVEDRETKVEARYFSKNLVIGTGTKPLIPEKLTGFPAEDVMHTSQYAFQEKELAEADSILIVGSGQSAAEVFLEQLENQREGRPVLYWYTRSSGFFQLEAGKLGQEIFSPDYIDYFHALPLNKRLEELPGLNQLRNGIEQTTLHKIYDLLYHRTVDGKEAGCVIQANTEIRSIYHDDGKYQVVCYQHQQEKEFNLQTEKVVLGTGYKPDIPDWYERLMQEAEREEGYLRIGREFDIQFSDNRSNKIYSLTDLVHSHGAGATNLALAVHRNAAIINQVTGSKVYEDQRDTVFQQFSPSENGGR
- a CDS encoding LLM class flavin-dependent oxidoreductase — its product is MKLSILDQSPVAEGMTAAEALRNTADLARKAEKWGYYRFWVSEHHDSASLAGTSPEVLIAHLGAHTKSIRLGSGGVMLPHYSPFKVAENFHILEALYPGRIDAGIGRAPGGMPRATLALSEGKPRRAERFPRQVDDLLRYIRFETIPEYAYGEAAAGPVTETFPPVWILGSGEASARLAAEKGLPYSFAHFINGEGGETFVKEYKKNFQPSINLTAPKHIVTVFALCADTEEKADYIASSLDLSLLSLGKGMALQGTPSPESAAAYSYTGFDRARMKENRERMIIGSPQKVKRELLDFAEAYEAEEIMICTIAYHHEDRLRSYALIKDMI
- a CDS encoding acylphosphatase, which encodes MPRYDITVIGRVQGVGFRYFVQTEAKQRNLTGWVKNEPDGSVRMEAQGKEDELSSFLRSLEKARYPASVEEVIPVTIDSESSEKKFSIRHD
- a CDS encoding YczE/YyaS/YitT family protein, translated to MKNILIISAFYLLGLFSLSFGISLIIKAGLGAGPWDAFFVALSENLGLTVGSWTFIVGFLLILINGLLLKERPDFSALITMFLIGSFIDFWLLIALSGIELNALPFRSFILITGILFCGAGIASYLQSSFARNPIDHSMIVFHKLTGKSLSFSKTFLEVMILIIAFIIGGPIGIGTLLVAFGIGPLIQFFYKPMTSLRTKYAS
- a CDS encoding YidH family protein — its product is MKERQEAFYIQQHLANERTFLAWVRTALAMKGIGLLVFGLELALGSGEGAGRTASLGVSLVSYAAGMTVLASAVVLYFRSRRQINNEEFQSSGITVILTGILVGVILTALLIYTIFVYY